The Streptomyces sp. Mut1 genome window below encodes:
- a CDS encoding type 2 lanthipeptide synthetase LanM family protein, translating into MTSPADYYPELDGAEIAESITPLARFDGPILTMLGDGSGDLRSVRADGATAPEGTGDWIDEAEEYPFQRVVRSLAAHVAATGPLAGHEDLLHDPRALLREVLTRTEVRLREVCTRPLVAAVNRARERGVLTGSTPQERYRSFVRQAVDSSFEEAGGLAFPVLRGLVPLLVRNERVAVGEVLRRLAADRADLARVLGLDPADRLVSLGAAEGDTHHHGRSVGVLTFRSGRRVVHKPRDVSCEAAYERLVPALNARYGTRLAAARVLRCDGYGYVEYVEAEDVADVSARFLRESGELAAVLYLLNARDMHFENILPTRRGPVPIDLETLLHPERLHHGPVPEAPGNAYAAIGGSVYGIGILPLVMPGKGPDAGHIDLGFLGGQGRGATPFKSLRFENPYTDRISLVLRSSAAAERRTVAGAVTEARVRELGRCMAEGFTRLYRAVLADREGWTGLLRRTATGARVRYVHNPTALYGQTLRMTSGPAALDGTGTYLALLKRVAIASKSGDRPLVRSEIRQLAERDVPYFTVAADGTDLCDGSGAPVGSSFDSSPLQQALDKAGRLSEPDLREQLRLIHSAFSSRFPDNHLGAAGTTPAGGPAPDAALRREEMTALVRRLCDRLVETSLPDQFAHLPRTWIGPIASADANRPWPPGVLGYDLYTGRTGPALALASAARLLGDGAYRELPVQIFSTTAEILATRGYETRSVQQAGFAGYTGMAGVLFALASAGRLLDEKDWVAAAQGALPLVMDQIRAAPADRLPMDVIGGLAGVIPCVAAVGGPHAPEALAALAGLLTRLLRDPARTADPLFAQSGFAHGVSGALHALCRTHPVLSGAEAASVRETAAGLLERLRHFHDPAEDNWFSSTAGDRTYSTGWCHGATGIALSLAACAETFGEHFGERPGHEGCGRLRDRAARNLVAHGFGRNLTWCHGDLGNHDVLRALAEAEAEPGAEAQAGTAGTGARRAGTGTGGAGVPALRDSLAEVEDRWLHPDAFARKIDDSTSRYAHTSSLMVGTAGIVVHLVGRLDPAVRLSPVTLTLEDRR; encoded by the coding sequence GTGACATCTCCGGCCGACTACTACCCGGAACTCGACGGCGCCGAGATCGCGGAGAGCATCACGCCCCTCGCGCGCTTCGACGGCCCGATCCTGACGATGCTCGGGGACGGCTCCGGTGATCTGCGGTCCGTGCGGGCCGACGGCGCGACCGCGCCGGAGGGCACCGGGGACTGGATCGACGAGGCCGAGGAGTACCCCTTCCAGCGCGTCGTGCGGTCCCTGGCCGCCCACGTGGCCGCGACCGGTCCGCTCGCCGGGCACGAGGACCTGCTCCACGACCCCCGGGCCCTCCTGCGCGAGGTGCTCACCCGTACCGAGGTCCGGCTGCGCGAGGTCTGTACCCGGCCGCTGGTGGCCGCCGTGAACAGGGCCCGGGAGCGCGGCGTGCTCACCGGCTCCACGCCCCAGGAGCGCTACCGGTCCTTCGTGCGGCAGGCCGTGGACTCCTCGTTCGAGGAGGCCGGCGGGCTGGCGTTCCCCGTGCTGCGCGGTCTCGTCCCCCTCCTCGTCCGCAATGAGCGCGTCGCCGTGGGGGAGGTGCTGCGGCGGCTCGCGGCCGACCGGGCCGACCTCGCCCGGGTGCTCGGGCTGGACCCCGCCGACCGCCTGGTCTCCCTCGGTGCCGCCGAGGGGGACACCCACCACCACGGCCGCAGCGTCGGCGTGCTGACCTTCCGCTCCGGGCGCCGCGTCGTCCACAAGCCGAGGGACGTGTCCTGCGAGGCCGCCTACGAGCGCCTCGTCCCCGCGCTGAACGCCCGCTACGGCACCCGGCTGGCCGCGGCCCGGGTGCTCCGGTGCGACGGATACGGCTACGTCGAGTACGTGGAGGCCGAGGACGTCGCCGACGTCTCCGCGCGGTTCCTGCGCGAGAGCGGTGAACTGGCCGCCGTGCTCTACCTGCTGAACGCCCGCGACATGCACTTCGAGAACATCCTGCCCACGCGCCGCGGCCCGGTCCCCATTGACCTGGAGACCCTCCTGCACCCCGAGCGGCTGCACCACGGCCCCGTACCGGAGGCCCCCGGCAACGCCTACGCCGCCATCGGCGGGTCCGTCTACGGCATCGGCATCCTGCCGCTGGTCATGCCCGGCAAGGGCCCCGACGCGGGCCACATCGACCTCGGCTTCCTCGGCGGACAGGGGCGCGGCGCGACCCCGTTCAAGAGCCTCCGCTTCGAGAACCCGTACACCGACCGGATCAGCCTGGTGCTGCGGTCTTCCGCCGCGGCCGAGCGCCGGACCGTCGCGGGCGCGGTCACCGAGGCGCGGGTCCGCGAGCTGGGGCGGTGCATGGCCGAGGGGTTCACCCGGCTCTACCGCGCGGTTCTCGCCGACCGGGAGGGCTGGACCGGCCTGCTGCGCCGCACCGCGACCGGTGCGCGCGTGCGCTACGTCCACAACCCGACGGCCCTGTACGGGCAGACGCTGCGGATGACCTCCGGTCCCGCCGCGCTCGACGGCACCGGGACCTACCTGGCGCTGCTCAAGCGCGTCGCCATCGCCAGCAAGTCCGGCGACCGGCCGCTGGTCCGCTCCGAGATACGCCAGCTCGCGGAGCGGGACGTGCCCTATTTCACGGTGGCCGCGGACGGCACCGACCTGTGCGACGGCTCCGGCGCACCCGTCGGCTCGTCCTTCGACAGCTCCCCCCTCCAGCAGGCCCTCGACAAGGCCGGGCGGCTGTCGGAGCCGGACCTGCGCGAGCAACTTCGGCTCATCCACTCCGCGTTCTCCTCCCGCTTCCCCGACAACCACCTCGGTGCCGCGGGCACCACGCCGGCCGGGGGCCCGGCACCGGACGCCGCACTGCGGCGGGAGGAGATGACCGCGCTGGTCCGGCGGCTGTGCGACCGGCTCGTCGAGACGTCCCTGCCCGACCAGTTCGCCCATCTGCCCCGCACCTGGATCGGCCCCATCGCCTCCGCCGACGCCAACCGGCCCTGGCCGCCCGGGGTCCTGGGCTACGACCTGTACACCGGCCGTACAGGCCCGGCCCTGGCGCTGGCCTCGGCGGCCCGGCTGCTCGGCGACGGGGCGTACCGGGAGCTGCCCGTCCAGATCTTCTCCACCACCGCGGAGATCCTCGCCACCCGCGGCTACGAGACCCGCAGCGTCCAGCAGGCCGGTTTCGCCGGATACACCGGCATGGCCGGGGTGCTGTTCGCCCTGGCGTCCGCGGGGCGGCTGCTGGACGAGAAGGACTGGGTGGCGGCGGCCCAGGGTGCCCTGCCCCTCGTCATGGACCAGATACGGGCGGCCCCCGCCGACCGGCTGCCGATGGACGTCATCGGCGGGCTCGCGGGCGTGATCCCCTGTGTCGCCGCGGTCGGCGGCCCGCACGCCCCGGAGGCGCTGGCCGCGCTGGCGGGGCTGCTCACCCGCCTCCTGCGGGACCCCGCCCGCACGGCCGATCCGCTGTTCGCCCAGTCGGGCTTCGCCCACGGCGTCAGTGGCGCGCTGCACGCCCTGTGCCGGACGCACCCCGTCCTGTCCGGCGCGGAGGCCGCATCGGTGCGGGAGACGGCGGCCGGACTGCTGGAGCGGCTGCGGCACTTCCACGACCCGGCCGAGGACAACTGGTTCTCCAGCACGGCCGGGGACCGTACGTACTCCACCGGCTGGTGCCACGGCGCCACCGGTATCGCCCTGTCCCTCGCCGCCTGCGCGGAGACCTTCGGCGAGCACTTCGGTGAGCGCCCCGGCCACGAGGGCTGCGGGCGGCTGCGGGACCGGGCGGCCCGCAATCTGGTCGCCCACGGCTTCGGACGCAACCTCACGTGGTGCCACGGCGACCTGGGCAACCACGACGTCCTGCGCGCTCTCGCGGAGGCGGAGGCGGAGCCGGGGGCAGAGGCGCAGGCCGGGACGGCCGGTACGGGCGCCCGACGGGCCGGTACCGGGACCGGCGGTGCCGGTGTGCCCGCCCTGCGGGACTCCCTCGCCGAGGTCGAGGACCGGTGGCTGCACCCCGACGCCTTCGCCCGCAAGATCGACGACAGCACCAGCCGCTACGCGCACACCAGCAGCCTCATGGTCGGCACCGCGGGCATCGTGGTCCACCTCGTGGGCCGGCTCGATCCGGCCGTACGGCTGTCGCCCGTGACACTCACCCTGGAGGACCGGCGATGA
- a CDS encoding class II lanthipeptide, LchA2/BrtA2 family, with protein MRDNNDDLLGGYDELELVELSETESHGGVLSGPWCIATVTLVSAAACPTTKCTSQC; from the coding sequence ATGCGAGACAACAACGACGACCTTCTCGGCGGCTACGACGAGCTGGAGCTCGTGGAGCTGAGTGAGACGGAGTCCCACGGTGGTGTGCTGTCGGGTCCGTGGTGCATAGCCACGGTCACCCTGGTGTCGGCTGCGGCCTGTCCGACCACCAAGTGCACCAGCCAGTGCTGA
- a CDS encoding plantaricin C family lantibiotic produces MKRRKGFLMYEGDISLLEEIQEQEFDAVGARLACSTNTFSLSDYLGNKGGWCTLTVECQPNCN; encoded by the coding sequence GTGAAGCGAAGGAAGGGGTTCCTCATGTACGAGGGCGACATTTCCCTGCTGGAGGAGATCCAGGAGCAGGAGTTCGACGCGGTCGGCGCGCGGCTTGCGTGCAGCACCAACACGTTCTCCCTCTCGGACTACCTCGGGAACAAGGGTGGCTGGTGCACCCTCACCGTCGAGTGCCAGCCGAACTGCAACTGA
- a CDS encoding cystathionine beta-synthase — translation MQFHDSMISLVGNTPLVRLRSVTAGIQATVLAKVEYFNPGGSVKDRIALRMIEAAEQSGELKPGGTIVEPTSGNTGVGLAIVAQQKGYKCVFVCPDKVSTDKINVLRAYGAEVVVCPTAVDPEHPDSYYNVSDRLVRETPGAWKPDQYSNPNNPRSHYETTGPELWEQTEGKITHFVAGVGTGGTISGTGRYLKEVSGGAVQVVGADPEGSVYSGGSGRPYLVEGVGEDFWPTAYDRTVTDEIVAVSDKDSFQMTRRLAKEEGLLVGGSCGMAVVGALEVAKRLGPDDVVVVLLPDSGRGYLSKIFNDEWMADYGFLEDSGPSARVADVLNHKEGPIPTLVHMHPEETVGEAIDVLREYGVSQMPIVKPGAGHPDVMAAEVIGSVVERELLNALFAQRASLLDPLEKHMSPPLPQVGSGEPVEDLMAVLGGTGAADAAIVLVEGKPKGVVSRQDLLAYLAKDTAAATKP, via the coding sequence GTGCAATTCCACGATTCGATGATCAGTCTCGTAGGCAACACCCCGCTGGTGAGGCTGCGCAGCGTCACGGCCGGCATCCAGGCGACAGTCCTGGCCAAGGTCGAATACTTCAACCCCGGCGGGTCGGTGAAGGACCGGATCGCCCTGCGCATGATCGAGGCCGCCGAGCAGAGCGGCGAGCTGAAACCCGGCGGCACGATCGTCGAGCCGACGAGCGGGAACACGGGCGTCGGCCTGGCGATCGTCGCGCAGCAGAAGGGGTACAAGTGCGTCTTCGTCTGCCCGGACAAGGTGTCCACGGACAAGATCAACGTGCTGCGCGCCTACGGTGCCGAGGTCGTCGTCTGCCCCACGGCGGTCGACCCCGAGCACCCCGACTCGTACTACAACGTTTCCGACCGCCTGGTCCGTGAGACGCCGGGAGCCTGGAAGCCCGACCAGTACTCCAACCCGAACAACCCCCGTTCCCACTACGAGACCACCGGTCCCGAGCTGTGGGAGCAGACGGAGGGGAAGATCACCCACTTCGTGGCCGGGGTCGGCACCGGCGGCACGATCAGCGGCACCGGCCGCTATCTGAAGGAGGTCAGCGGAGGCGCGGTCCAGGTCGTCGGCGCGGACCCGGAGGGCTCGGTCTACTCCGGCGGCTCCGGCCGGCCGTACCTGGTCGAGGGCGTCGGCGAGGACTTCTGGCCGACGGCGTACGACCGGACGGTCACCGACGAGATCGTCGCCGTGTCCGACAAGGACTCCTTCCAGATGACCCGGCGCCTCGCCAAGGAGGAGGGGCTGCTCGTCGGCGGTTCCTGCGGCATGGCCGTCGTCGGCGCGCTGGAGGTCGCGAAGCGGCTCGGACCCGATGACGTGGTCGTCGTGCTCCTCCCGGACAGCGGCCGCGGCTACCTGAGCAAGATCTTCAACGACGAGTGGATGGCCGACTACGGCTTCCTGGAGGACTCCGGTCCCTCCGCCCGGGTCGCGGACGTCCTGAACCACAAGGAGGGGCCGATCCCGACCCTCGTCCACATGCACCCGGAGGAGACGGTCGGGGAGGCGATCGACGTGCTGCGCGAGTACGGCGTCTCGCAGATGCCGATCGTGAAGCCGGGCGCGGGCCACCCGGACGTGATGGCCGCCGAGGTCATCGGCTCGGTGGTCGAGCGGGAGCTGCTGAACGCGCTGTTCGCGCAGCGCGCCTCGCTCCTGGACCCGCTGGAGAAGCACATGTCGCCGCCGCTGCCGCAGGTCGGCTCCGGCGAGCCGGTCGAGGACCTGATGGCGGTGCTCGGCGGTACGGGAGCCGCGGACGCGGCGATCGTGCTGGTGGAGGGCAAGCCGAAGGGCGTGGTCAGCCGCCAGGACCTGCTGGCGTACCTGGCGAAGGACACGGCCGCCGCCACGAAGCCGTAG
- a CDS encoding SGNH/GDSL hydrolase family protein, translated as MARRIAAGAAYGGGSIGLLGAAAVGVLLAEVQLAKRLVGGGVAPVPPSADGRYGVAFAGPAEPLRFGLLGDSTAAGQGVRRAGQTPGALLASGLAAVSERPVDLRNVALPGARSDDLERQVSLLLADPSRMPDVCVIMIGANDVTHRMPATQSVRCLTTAVRRLRTAGAEVVVGTCPDLGTIEPVYQPLRWLARRVSRQLAAAQTIGAVEQGGRTVSLGDLLGPEFEANPRELFGPDNYHPSAEGYATASMAVLPTLCAVLGLWPETDRLDGARSEGMLPVAKAASQAAKEAGTEVTGARAPWALLKHRRRRRLPAPTEPRPDPEAGGSTRLERHSGTDTGTSPRHA; from the coding sequence GTGGCACGGCGGATCGCGGCGGGCGCGGCCTACGGCGGTGGCAGCATCGGGCTGCTGGGGGCCGCGGCGGTGGGTGTCCTGCTGGCGGAGGTCCAGCTGGCGAAGCGGCTGGTGGGCGGCGGGGTCGCCCCGGTCCCGCCGAGCGCGGACGGGCGGTACGGGGTGGCGTTCGCGGGGCCGGCGGAGCCGTTGCGCTTCGGGCTGCTCGGGGACTCCACGGCGGCCGGGCAGGGGGTGCGCAGGGCCGGGCAGACCCCGGGGGCGCTGCTGGCCTCGGGGCTCGCGGCGGTGTCGGAGCGGCCGGTGGATCTGCGCAATGTCGCGCTGCCGGGGGCCCGGTCGGACGATCTGGAGCGGCAGGTCTCGCTGCTGCTCGCGGACCCGTCCCGGATGCCGGACGTGTGCGTGATCATGATCGGCGCGAACGATGTGACGCACCGGATGCCCGCCACGCAGTCGGTGCGCTGTCTGACCACGGCGGTGCGCAGGCTGCGGACGGCCGGTGCCGAGGTCGTCGTCGGGACCTGTCCGGACCTGGGCACGATCGAGCCGGTCTACCAGCCGCTGCGCTGGCTGGCCCGGCGGGTGAGCCGACAGCTCGCCGCGGCCCAGACGATCGGCGCGGTGGAGCAGGGCGGGCGCACGGTGTCGCTGGGCGACCTGCTGGGGCCGGAGTTCGAGGCGAACCCGAGGGAGCTGTTCGGCCCGGACAACTACCACCCCTCCGCCGAGGGGTACGCGACGGCGTCCATGGCGGTCCTGCCGACGCTCTGCGCGGTGCTGGGCCTGTGGCCGGAGACGGACCGGCTGGACGGCGCCCGCAGCGAGGGCATGCTGCCGGTGGCCAAGGCGGCCTCCCAGGCGGCCAAGGAGGCCGGTACGGAGGTCACCGGGGCCCGCGCGCCCTGGGCGCTGCTCAAGCACCGCAGGCGACGGCGCCTGCCCGCGCCCACGGAACCGCGTCCGGACCCGGAGGCCGGTGGCTCCACGCGGCTCGAACGCCATTCCGGCACCGACACGGGCACCTCGCCGCGCCACGCGTGA
- a CDS encoding acetyl-CoA C-acetyltransferase — protein MPEAVIVSAARSPIGRAFKGSLKDLRADDLTATIIRTALAKVPELDPKDIDDLMLGCGLPGGEQGNNLGRVVAVQMGMDHLPGCTVTRYCSSSLQTSRMALHAIKAGEGDVFLSAGVEMVSRFTKGNSDSLPDTHNPLFAEAEARTAARAEESGASWHDPREDGLVPDAYIAMGQTAENLARLKGITRQDMDEFGVRSQNLAEEALKNGFWEREITPVTTPDGTVVAKDDGPRAGVTLEGVQGLKPVFRPDGLVTAANCCPLNDGAAALVIMSDTKARELGLTPLARIVSTGVSGLSPEIMGYGPVEASKQALKRAGLTIGDIDLAEINEAFAAQVIPSYRDLGLPLEKVNVNGGAIAVGHPFGMTGARITGTLINSLQFHDKQFGLETMCVGGGQGMAMVIERLS, from the coding sequence ATGCCCGAAGCCGTGATCGTCTCTGCCGCCCGCTCGCCCATCGGCCGGGCCTTCAAGGGGTCGCTGAAGGACCTGCGTGCGGACGACCTGACCGCCACGATCATCCGGACCGCACTGGCCAAGGTCCCCGAGCTGGACCCGAAGGACATCGACGACCTGATGCTCGGCTGCGGCCTGCCCGGCGGCGAGCAGGGCAACAACCTGGGCCGCGTCGTCGCCGTACAGATGGGAATGGACCACCTTCCCGGCTGTACGGTCACCCGCTACTGCTCCTCCTCGCTCCAGACCAGCCGCATGGCCCTGCACGCCATCAAGGCCGGCGAGGGCGACGTGTTCCTCTCGGCCGGTGTCGAGATGGTGTCCCGCTTCACCAAGGGCAACTCCGACAGCCTGCCGGACACGCACAACCCGCTCTTCGCCGAGGCCGAGGCCCGCACCGCGGCCCGCGCCGAGGAGTCCGGCGCGAGCTGGCACGACCCGCGCGAGGACGGCCTGGTCCCGGACGCGTACATCGCGATGGGCCAGACCGCGGAGAACCTCGCCCGGCTCAAGGGCATCACCCGCCAGGACATGGACGAGTTCGGCGTACGGTCGCAGAACCTCGCCGAGGAGGCCCTGAAGAACGGCTTCTGGGAGCGCGAGATCACCCCGGTGACGACGCCGGACGGCACGGTCGTCGCGAAGGACGACGGGCCGCGCGCGGGCGTCACGCTGGAGGGCGTCCAGGGCCTCAAGCCCGTCTTCCGCCCCGACGGCCTGGTCACGGCCGCCAACTGCTGCCCGCTCAACGACGGCGCCGCCGCGCTCGTGATCATGTCCGACACCAAGGCCCGCGAGCTGGGCCTGACCCCGCTGGCCCGGATCGTCTCCACCGGGGTCTCCGGCCTCTCCCCCGAGATCATGGGCTACGGCCCCGTCGAGGCGAGCAAGCAGGCGCTGAAGCGGGCCGGGCTGACCATCGGTGACATCGACCTGGCCGAGATCAACGAGGCGTTCGCCGCGCAGGTCATCCCCTCCTACCGGGACCTCGGCCTGCCGCTGGAGAAGGTCAACGTCAACGGCGGCGCCATCGCCGTCGGCCACCCCTTCGGCATGACCGGCGCGCGGATCACCGGCACGCTGATCAACAGCCTCCAGTTCCACGACAAGCAGTTCGGCCTGGAGACCATGTGCGTCGGCGGCGGCCAGGGCATGGCGATGGTCATCGAGCGCCTGAGCTGA
- a CDS encoding Bax inhibitor-1/YccA family protein → MRSSNPVFSRRGFSRDNGHAGFNASPQAGAPAAGANPYAQGTAPNPYATNPYAPAGGVPQAPARSGVMTIDDVVTRTAMTLGTVVVGAALAWALLPVDEANLNKSYGIAIGAAIIAFVLSLVQSFKRKPVPALIISYAAFEGVFLGVISSAVSTYIGPGVVMQAVMGTMCVFAGVLLAYKMRWIRVTRRFYGFVMAAAMGFMLLMVVNLLFAAFGGGDGLGFRSGGLGILFGVIGIILGACFLALDFKQVEDGIAYGAPREESWLAAFGLTMTLVWIYLEMLRLLSILSGDD, encoded by the coding sequence ATGAGGAGCAGCAACCCGGTCTTCTCGCGACGGGGCTTCAGCCGCGACAACGGTCACGCCGGTTTCAACGCGTCACCGCAGGCCGGGGCCCCCGCAGCGGGCGCCAACCCGTACGCGCAGGGCACCGCCCCGAACCCGTACGCCACGAACCCCTACGCACCCGCGGGCGGCGTCCCACAGGCGCCGGCGCGCTCCGGCGTGATGACGATCGACGACGTCGTCACCCGTACCGCGATGACGCTGGGCACGGTCGTCGTCGGTGCCGCGCTCGCCTGGGCGCTGCTGCCGGTCGACGAGGCGAACCTCAACAAGTCGTACGGCATCGCGATCGGCGCCGCGATCATCGCGTTCGTGCTGTCGCTCGTCCAGTCCTTCAAGCGCAAGCCCGTACCCGCGCTGATCATCTCGTACGCCGCCTTCGAGGGTGTGTTCCTCGGGGTCATCTCCAGCGCGGTCAGCACCTACATCGGACCGGGCGTCGTGATGCAGGCGGTGATGGGCACCATGTGTGTCTTCGCCGGTGTGCTCCTCGCGTACAAGATGCGCTGGATTCGCGTGACCCGCCGGTTCTACGGCTTCGTGATGGCCGCCGCCATGGGCTTCATGCTCCTGATGGTGGTCAACCTGCTCTTCGCCGCCTTCGGTGGCGGTGACGGCCTCGGCTTCCGCAGCGGCGGCCTCGGCATCCTCTTCGGTGTCATCGGCATCATCCTCGGCGCCTGCTTCCTGGCCCTCGACTTCAAGCAGGTCGAGGACGGCATCGCGTACGGCGCCCCGCGCGAGGAGTCCTGGCTGGCCGCCTTCGGCCTCACCATGACCCTGGTGTGGATCTACCTGGAGATGCTGCGCCTGCTCTCCATCCTCAGCGGCGACGACTGA
- a CDS encoding DUF2249 domain-containing protein yields MAPSADIHIEATETDPVVRARTAISRGHRELLAGLAAFTGPEPAAGHGESVHADLTGFCTGELRSHLSAADATLYAAASGAAGTRLLVRALRTGRAALDTRIDALAATGDAAAAVPLARAVEAVLAVHLEVEEAVLVPALAALPGADLPALVEDMGTLLAGGRLETPAVIDVREIPHGRRHPRIFARFDRLGAGESFTLVNNHDPKPLRREFEAAHPGAHTWDYVESGPEIWQVRIGRPGRAAAAR; encoded by the coding sequence ATGGCGCCGTCAGCCGACATCCACATCGAGGCCACCGAGACCGACCCCGTAGTCCGTGCCCGGACCGCGATCAGCCGCGGGCACCGTGAACTGCTCGCCGGCCTCGCCGCGTTCACCGGCCCCGAACCGGCCGCCGGTCACGGGGAATCCGTGCACGCGGACCTGACCGGTTTCTGCACCGGCGAGCTGCGCAGCCACCTGTCCGCCGCCGACGCGACGCTCTACGCCGCAGCCTCCGGAGCCGCCGGCACGCGCCTGCTCGTACGGGCCCTGCGCACCGGCCGCGCCGCGCTCGACACCCGTATCGACGCGCTCGCCGCCACCGGGGACGCCGCTGCCGCGGTGCCGCTCGCGCGGGCGGTCGAGGCCGTGCTCGCCGTCCATCTGGAGGTCGAGGAGGCGGTCCTGGTGCCCGCGCTCGCCGCGCTGCCCGGCGCGGACCTGCCCGCCCTCGTCGAGGACATGGGCACCCTGCTCGCCGGCGGCCGGCTGGAGACCCCGGCGGTCATCGACGTCCGCGAGATCCCGCACGGACGCAGGCACCCGCGGATCTTCGCCCGGTTCGACCGGCTCGGCGCCGGAGAGTCCTTCACCCTGGTCAACAACCACGACCCCAAGCCACTGCGCCGCGAGTTCGAGGCCGCCCACCCCGGCGCCCACACCTGGGACTACGTCGAGTCCGGCCCCGAGATCTGGCAGGTCCGCATCGGAAGGCCGGGGCGGGCCGCGGCGGCGCGGTAG
- a CDS encoding helix-turn-helix transcriptional regulator, producing MAHDGRDAAQSPRRRAVLEALRASAVPLGVTEVAGRLGVHPNTVRFHLDALVTQGAVEGVQEESSGPGRPRTLYAPRPGMDRGGVRGYQLLARMLVSELASAGADAGAKATRTGRAWGKHLIGRVPPFHRPAPAESVDRLTAMLTELGFAPEPPGGAGAVPGAIRLRHCPFLELAEEHGQVVCPLHLGLMQGALAEMRAPVRATRLEPFAEPDVCLAHLAPAGAAPEREESPR from the coding sequence ATGGCCCATGACGGCAGGGACGCGGCGCAGAGTCCGCGACGCCGAGCGGTCCTGGAAGCGCTGCGCGCCTCAGCCGTCCCGCTGGGCGTCACCGAGGTGGCCGGGCGGCTCGGCGTGCACCCCAACACGGTGCGGTTCCATCTGGACGCCCTCGTGACGCAGGGCGCCGTCGAGGGCGTCCAGGAGGAGTCCTCCGGCCCCGGCCGGCCCCGTACGCTCTACGCGCCCAGGCCCGGGATGGACCGCGGCGGCGTCCGGGGCTACCAGCTGCTCGCCCGGATGCTCGTCAGCGAGCTCGCCTCCGCCGGGGCGGACGCCGGGGCGAAGGCCACCCGGACCGGGCGTGCCTGGGGGAAGCACCTGATCGGCCGGGTCCCGCCGTTCCACCGCCCGGCCCCGGCGGAGTCGGTCGACCGGCTGACCGCCATGCTCACCGAGCTGGGTTTCGCCCCCGAACCCCCGGGCGGCGCCGGGGCCGTGCCCGGAGCGATCCGGCTGCGCCACTGCCCCTTCCTCGAACTGGCCGAGGAGCACGGGCAGGTCGTCTGCCCGCTCCATCTCGGTCTGATGCAGGGCGCGTTGGCGGAGATGCGGGCCCCGGTCCGGGCCACCCGGCTCGAACCATTCGCCGAACCCGACGTCTGCCTGGCCCACCTCGCCCCGGCCGGCGCCGCACCCGAGAGAGAGGAATCGCCGCGATGA
- a CDS encoding NAD-dependent epimerase/dehydratase family protein — protein MRTLLLGGTWFLGRAVAKQALEAGHEVTAFNRGRSAPDLPGTVPVHGDRTSAQDLARLAEHGPWDLVIDTSSSELAPAQVLAGARALEPVTAHYVYVSTVNAYTGWPNTPLTESSPTYDVPADAGRDYGRGDGPTAHYGQQKAGSEHAVRAAYRYDRTTLLRPGVILGPGEYVGRLPWWLSRCERGGDILLPGPPERTVQPIDVRDVAAFALTAPTGAFNLAAPKSRDTMDGFLTACLTATGSSGRPVPVPDAVLTQHGVREWTELPLWRTAGGAWAVDTTSAQTAGLVCRPLADTVTDTWSWMQDGPGPVKHPRWDQHGIAPEKEAEILAAAQV, from the coding sequence ATGCGAACCCTTCTCCTCGGTGGCACCTGGTTCCTCGGCCGGGCCGTCGCCAAGCAGGCCCTCGAAGCCGGCCACGAGGTGACCGCGTTCAACCGCGGCCGCAGCGCCCCCGACCTTCCCGGCACCGTCCCGGTGCACGGCGACCGCACCAGCGCCCAGGACCTGGCCCGACTCGCCGAACACGGCCCGTGGGACCTCGTCATCGACACCTCCTCGTCCGAACTTGCTCCGGCTCAGGTCCTCGCCGGGGCCCGCGCGCTGGAGCCGGTCACCGCCCACTACGTGTATGTGTCGACCGTCAACGCGTATACGGGCTGGCCGAACACCCCCCTGACCGAGTCGAGCCCGACCTACGACGTCCCCGCCGACGCCGGCCGCGACTACGGCCGAGGCGACGGGCCCACCGCTCACTACGGTCAGCAGAAGGCCGGCAGCGAGCACGCCGTCCGTGCCGCTTACCGGTACGACCGGACGACGTTGCTGCGGCCCGGGGTGATCCTCGGGCCCGGCGAGTACGTCGGCCGCCTCCCGTGGTGGCTGAGCCGCTGCGAGCGCGGCGGCGACATCCTGCTGCCCGGCCCGCCCGAGCGGACCGTCCAGCCCATCGACGTCCGCGACGTCGCCGCATTCGCCCTCACAGCCCCCACCGGCGCGTTCAACCTCGCCGCCCCGAAGAGCCGCGACACCATGGACGGCTTCCTCACCGCGTGCCTGACGGCCACCGGCAGCAGCGGCCGCCCGGTCCCGGTCCCCGACGCCGTCCTCACCCAGCACGGTGTGCGGGAATGGACTGAACTGCCGCTGTGGCGCACCGCCGGCGGCGCATGGGCAGTCGACACCACCAGCGCGCAGACGGCCGGGCTCGTGTGCCGGCCGCTCGCCGACACCGTGACCGACACGTGGTCGTGGATGCAGGACGGGCCCGGCCCCGTGAAGCACCCGCGGTGGGACCAGCACGGCATCGCCCCTGAGAAGGAGGCCGAGATCCTGGCCGCCGCCCAGGTCTAG